cgagtccaactcactccccctGACGGGAGTAACATTGCGGAATTGGTAGATACCCCAGGTGGGAGCCATTTCCGAACATCACATCCTCCTCTAAAAGGGAGCAACGTTCAATTCCAACTACCTCCCACCACCGGGAGTCCACATTCTTTTCAACAACTCCCCATTCTTGATCCATACGAAGAGGAAGCAGCACAAACCCTACAGCAAGGGGCAAGATACCATCCGCAAGGCAAGTCTGAGATCGAGGAACTACGAGAGTAATTACAAATGGTGCAAAATTAGCTCCAGAAATAGCAAGGGGTGGATCacccatccaccaagttcagggaCCTTTGTCTCTTCCCAGATGCCTGGGTACCTCCGAActtcgaggtaccaaaattcaaaaggtatGATGGTAGCGGGTGCCTTTCAGCACATCTGaaagcattttgtggggaactcaatgctatagcagggaatgatggagccttgatacGACTTTTCTAGAAATCCCTCAAAGGTGACGCTTTAGATTGGTACACCTCATTGACAGTCATCAAATCAGAACCTGGGAAAAGCTCTCCCAGGCATTCATCGACAGATTCTCATACAATGTGAACATGGCTCCAAGAAGATCTGACTTGGTTGCCCTAAGGTAATAAAGTGACGAATTATTGTTAGCATACGTGGGACGATGGCGGGCCATGGAAGcccgaatgagaaaccccatcgatgacAAGGAGCAGATATCCATGATTGTGCATTCAACAAATCCCAGCATTTCAGGATATCTAATCTCGTATCCGTACGTAAATTTCTCCCAACTTATCCGAGCTAGAGAGCAGGTGGAAGCCGTAATCAGGGCTGGAACCATTTCCCCATGGCCACACCAGACCtcctcaatcaaaagaaacaaagtcgagGGGAAAACTGTAGGATATGGGAATGAAACGACACTGTTCCCGCACAGCGTACCACAGAGGTTAACAATATCGTCACTAACACTCAGGGCAATCAAAACGCTCCGCAACCGGAGCCACAGTAGGACAGGCAGTATCAGCCACAGCCCAACAGGTAGTACCAACCAGAACAAgcccaacagggatatcaggGACAACCGTCTCAATAATAACAGTAACAGCCTCGGAGGAACACACCAGGCCCATATAAACAGGCAATGTTAGGGAGGAAGTTCACCCCTTTAGCACAGACATACAGTCAGGTTCTGACAATGTTAATGCAAAAACAACTCCTGACATCGCTCCAATCAAGACTTCCCCCTAACCCCTTGCTGCCTGATTACAACGAAAATCAATACTGCGTATATCATCAGGCTCCTGGCCATTTGACGGACCGCTGCTTCGCTTTGAAACATGCGGTCCAAAATCTGATTGAAAGCCAGAAAATTGGGATCACCCCACAGGCCAAAAATACAACTCAAGCCAACATTCTTCAAAATCCCCTGCCATCATATCAAGCAGGACCCAGCACATTCAGCACTTCGACCGTCAACCACATTGAGGGAGGGCAACCCACATATTCCTCTCCTCATCATTTCATCcaagcaatcatgcccgatacATCCAATCGGACATGGAGGTATCGACCGACACCATCGCCTGGGCCACAGatattccttgaagcagcactTGCAACGCAACCTCTCGTATTCCTGGAAGCGGCACCAGTAGTTCAGCCACTTATAAACCTCGAAGCTGCATCCAATAGGTCACACTTGCAGCATCCCGTCCCCCAGGAGACACACCTCGCACCAGTACATCCAAAAAGGTCGAATTCTGAACCTGTCATTCTCCCAATAGGTCTCCCTAATCTAGCCTCGctaaccttgcaaggggcacccccgATTGAAGTTCCAAAGTTCCTGATGCCTCACCAACTGGCACATGGCTAGAGGACCTCTCCCACACATCAAATGGAGGAAGAAAACCCCAATGTCAAATCTCGCCAAAACTTGGTGGTACCTCAAGAGAAATCACCAAGTCTACCACAAACTGTTTCAACCACAACCCCTCAGCCTTAGGAACCACTAATATACTTGGAAGGAAGGACGGTTCCGTCCTACAACCCGAAGGCAGTCCCATGACATTACCCGGAATGCGCCGAAGTGGGTAACAATAGGAGGTACTTCAGGAGAGATAACTAGAACCCAAAAGAAACCCGGGGAGTTTTGTTGGGGACCACTTGCAAAACTGATGCTGGTTATGACATAGCAGCCCAACTCAAATCCATTCCCGCACAAATATCCATCTGGGAACTTTTATGCACATCAAGATCACATAGAGAAATCTTTGCGAAGACCTTGAATGATGCATGTATCTCTCCTGATGTCCCTCCCGAAATGGTGGCAAGTATGATTGGACAACTCTTAGCACCTCGAGCCATCACTTTCTCCGATGATGAGTTACCACCTGAGGGTCGTAAACATGGGTGCTCACTAAACCTAGTAGCCCGCCACAAGAATTTCAAGATCCCACTCATGCTCATTGATAATGGATCTTGCCTTAACGTTTGCCCTTTGAGGACTGCCGAACGATTAGGGATAGAACCATCTTCTTTCAGGCCCAGCACCATGAGCGTCAGAGCTTTCGATAATTCTCGAAGGCAGGTTGAGGCAGATATTGATATTGAACTACAAATCGGACCAGACCTAACCCTTGTCACATTTCAGGTCTTTGACATCCTTGCCTCGTTTAACCTTCTGTTGGGGCGGCCGTGGCTCCATGCTGTTGGAGCCATTCCCTCaaccctccatcaaagggttaaattcccttaAGGAAATCGAATCATCTCAGTGTTGGCTGAACCAGAAACTGTCCTGCTAGTAACGGTTAATATCCCAGAAACTTACATCCCTGTGATCGACATCCAACATGTGGAGGGTGATGTATCATATCATAGTTTCAAGTTCGAAATTGTGAACTCGATCGCTAATCCACACCTCCTCGCTACTGAATATGTCATCCCTCTTGCTGAATGATTAATCCTGAACTACCGTACTGAGTTTCAGGAGAAAGTTATAATAGTGAAACCGGCACCTGCCAACATGCAGAGATAGAGACTGAGATATCAACCAAAACCGGAGGATCAAGTTGAAAGGTCCAAGAAGGGGCAACCGTTTATGTATACACCCATCAAGTTCATCAAGGCTGAGATAGTTTATGAAGACACAGTGATTCCCCTTGAGGACCACGTCCAGCGGCTCAAAATCTTCGAACACCCCAATCCGGAGATCGTTTGGCCACCAATAAAGTGGACAAGATTCTTAAGGTACCAAAAACATATCCGACGCAAGGGACAGAACCCTCAGATCCATCGCATGAGGCCAGGGGCATGGAAAATGATCCGCCCACAAAGGACCCAGAACCAGGAGTGCCCCTTGAAGGGGGTACAGGCAAGAATAGGGAAACACCCATTTCCCCTCACAGTCAAGGGGACACGTCCTCGCAACCAGCTCAGCGACACAAGGGGCAGAAGCAACCCATCCACTGGATTGATAAAGGAAAGTGGCTCACCCTTGACTGGACAGATATCAAGGTCCCATCACAAGAGGGGTCCGAGGAACTAGAAGAACTTCAACTCCTGGGCAAAGAGATCGATGATCCGACTCTGAACCCAGCCTAGCGGACATCATGGTCATCAAGACAGGTGACCCACAGGAACACACAAATTAGGACAGCGGGATTAGAAGGGGGGAAGAACCATCATGGACAGCTATCCCCCTAACATTCGATTCGGTCGGTGAACCCTCCATGGATCCCGGCCTTAAAAAAATACCAATGTAAATAGTATTGGTACCTCGAATTAGGACAGGACCAATCTTGGTTCGCAACACCGTCCTGTTCGGGACCCCCAGGTGacacaaaaaaatcagaaaattttcaaaacacaaaaacatcacatattcctaaaagtacaaaaaaatcaaatatttctcaaaatcccaaaacatcagaaaattttcaaaataccaaaacaatagaaaaactttcaaaaacCACTGTGCCAAATATCTCACACACATTGCAGGAGTTTGaggtcgactcatatgatttcgatctagagttggacttcgagCTCATGGGTTTGGAGGAAGCCttggatgagggaaatgatgatacaactCTCGAATTCGAGGATTCTCTCGAAAAGTTCAAAACAAAGGCCAATGTTGTAGCAGACGATTTCAAAATTGTGAACTTAGGGTCAACAGAACTCCCTAGAGAGGTGCGCATTGGAAGATCGCTGTCCCCAGAATataagcagaggatgatggagtTTCTGAAACCGAGGTTGTCCAACTTTGCCTTCTCGTACGAGGACATGCTAGGGTTAGATGAGGATTTGGTGGTGCATCATCTACCAACAAAGCCAGACATGAAGCCTGTCAAGCAGAGCTACGGAGAATGAAGCTAGAATGGGCCCTAAAGGTGAGGTTCTTAGTGGTCTCCAACTACTCGGAATGGCTCGCAAATAtcgtaccagttccaaagaaAGATGGAAAAGTCAGGATGTGTATTGACTTTAGAGACCTCAACAAAGCAAGCCTTAAAGATGACTTCCCTCTGCCTCATATCGacacactggtagataatactgcAGGACACGAGGTCTTCTCCTTCATAGACGGTTTCTCCGGTTACAACCAGATCAAGATGGCCATCGAAGATCGTGAAAAGACTTtcttcatcacaccatggggagCTTTCTGCTATCGGGTCATGCCCTTCGGACTGAAGAATGCAGGACCTACATATTAGCGGGCCATGACCGCTTTGTTCCACGatatgataaacaaggaaatggaggTCTACGTAAACGACATGATCGTCAAATCTCGCACAATCGAAGGACATTTCAAAGACCTCGAGAAGCTCTTCAACaggctagaaaagttcaagctccatCTCAACCCGCAAAAGTGTCTTCGGTGCAACCGGAGGTAAGCTGTTAGGCTTCATCGTCAGCAAGGATGGCATCCGGGTAAATGAAACCAAGACTAAGGCAATCATCGAAATACCACCGCCCATGACTGAAAAGAAATTCAGGGCTTCCTCGGGTGGATCCAGTATATCAGCCGATTCATCGCACAACTCACTCCggtctgtgagcccatattcaagctcctACGGAAGAACTCGCCAAAGGAATGGGATGATGACTATTAAGCAGCCTTCTACAAGATCAAAAGATACCTGCTACATCCTCCAGTGCCCATGCCACCTACTCCGGGTAGGCCATTGCTCCTATACATCTTCGTTGCAGCAGAAGCAATCGGATGCGTCCTTGGTCAACACGACGATacaggaagaaaggagaaaaCAATCTACTACCTAAGCAGGCGATTCACGAGCTATGAAGCAAAATACTCTAGCTTAGAGACGACATGCCTCCCCCTAGTCTGGGCAACCCAACGGCTATGACAGTATATGATCGCCCATCCAGTCCTCCTGCTCGCTCGCATAGATCCGTTGAAGTATTTGTTCGAAAAGCCAACACTGATAGGTAGGATCGCAAAATGGAAATTATTGCTCTCTaagttcgacatcacctatgtcactcagaaggcaatcaaagggcaagcactGGCTGATCATCTAGCAACACATTCTCTGCCTGATTATCAACcactgaagaccttcttccctgatAACGACATCCTCttgattgaggaagaagaagaaagaaaggcaggagagtggacGCTCTTCTTTGACGGAGCTGTAAACTCGAAAGGGAGTGGGGTAGGCGCCATACTCTACTCTCCCGAGGACGTCCCAGTTCCCATATCCAGGAGGTTAGCATTCCAATGCACCAACAATGTAGCTGAGTATGAAGCATGTATCGCCGGTCTAAGAGAGGCTATAATACTCAATGTAAAGAAGTTACGGCTCTTCGAGGACTcgcaactcatcatcaatcagacgAATGACAACTGgaagaccaaggatgaaaagcTGATCCTATACCATATCTATCTGGAGAATTTAATCGAAGAGTTTGAAGAGATCTCATTCTCTTACATGCCCTGAGTCAAGAATCAGTTTGCAGACGCTTTGGCTACCCTTGCCTCGATGCTGGAGATCCCAAAAGGAGTTGTTGAATGGGAACTCACTGTTGAACTTCAGGAGGAGCCCGCATTCTACTTACAGATCGACGAAGCTGAGCCACCCTCGAATGATCGGCCGTGATACACAGATATTAAAGAATATCTCGAGCACCAGAAATACTCGGAAGGAGCAGCACTGACAGATCGTCGCACCATACAATGGCTGGCGGCACGGTTCGTGATTACTGGTAGCGTCCTTTACAAGTgatccttcaatcaagtccttcTCCGCTGCTTGGATGAAATAGAAGTAACTCACGTCTTGTTAGAAATCCACAAAGGACTATGcagcccacacatgaatgggcacATGATGGCAAAGAACATCTTATGACTCGGCTATTATTGGCCCACGATGGAGACCGATTGCTGCAAACACGTCAAGAAATGTTTCAAGTGCCAGGAACATGCAAATCAGATCCACGCGCCCGCTTCCGAACTCTACAACCTGACATcaccatggcccttctctgtATGGGGGCTAGACATCATCGACAAGATCAACCCTAAAGCTTCAAATGGGCATGAATACATCCTGGTGGCGgtagactacttcaccaaatggatagaggtaGCATCCTACACCACAATCGCAGCATCTCATGTGGTCAAGTGtatgaagaacaacatcattagctGTTATGGGGTCCCTCAGGCCATTATTACTGACAACGGTACTCCGTTCGTaaataaaaggatgggcgatttTCTCGATAAGTTCAAGATTCGACGCCATCGGTCAAGCCCCTACCGCCCTCAAGTGAACAGTGGAGTTGAAGCCGTAAACAAAACTATCATTCGCATACTGGAGAAGATGGTGAAGACATATCGTGATTGGTCAGAAATGCTTCCCTACGCACTCTGGGCCTATCGAATGTCTGTACGGTCTGCTACAGGTGCAACTCCTTACGAACTCGTATATGGAATGGAAGCAGTCCTACCAGTTGAAATCGAAATCCCATCACTACGAATACTACTGGAAAGCGAAGTCGAGAAAGGTGAATGACAACAAGCAAGGTATGATCAAATGCATCTAGCAGATGAAAAGTGCATGCGAGCGCAAAGCCACTCCCAGtgttatcaaagaaggatcgCTCGGGCCTACAACAATAGGGTTCGAAAAAGAAGCTTTAAAGTCGGCGACATGGTCATGAAACGTATCTTGCCACCACACTTACCAGATCCCAGAGGAAAATTCTAACCCTCATGGAAAGGACCGCTGATCATCCGTGAAGTACTCCAAGGAGGCGCTCTTCGACTCACCAACCTGAAAGGGGAAGATTTTTTCGAGCCCATTAACGCCGATAACGTGAAAATCTATTACGGGTAACCATACCTGACTTTGTTAATGATTACAATCACAAAGCTGCCCCTTCGTTCCCACCAAAAACAAAAAGTATATATATCCACCACCTCTCCTATCAGAAACACCAGGCGTCATtcccaaaaatctcaaaaaaaaagagaagaaagaaaatctcaaaaagaaaagaaaaaaagaagaaacacaaaaaaagaggaaaagaaaaagaaaagaaaaagaaaagaaaagaagacccATAAAAAAGTAAACAAAAAAAACAAGTCCATCCCAAATCTCCAAATAATCCCACCAAAAGCAGCATACAATTGTACTCAGAGACAAGGACAGGAAGGTAACCAGTCGGCCAGCTATGAAGAAAATCCATCCGTCGCTCCCAGTACTCCAAAAGccaaatctcaaaaaagaaaaaaaaggaaggcaCGCCTAAGAAAAATGGGCaagttgaaaacccgaaagggcagctcgagtaaaaacagcgggTATGTAGTGGACTTGGTGAAAATCCGAAAGGGTGCCAAGGGTAAAAATGgcacagctgccaaggggcaggcaagataAAAAACCCGGGACATAGTGAAAATTCGAAAGGACGCTATGGGCAAAAACGACGGGAAGAGCCGGACGcagtgaaaacccgaaagggcgttACGGGCAAAAATgacaagaagaaaaaataaataataataaaagtgcaGGTACAGAAGAAGCCGAGGCAACAAACATCGCAAAGAGATACAAAGAAAGATTAACCTCAGATCAGTACTCTATCAGACTTTGCTCAAATCCAGGGGATGCAATCCCAAATACCCTCTCAGGGAACAAAGACCTTAGGGACATGACCTAGAATACTACGCGCAATGTGGGCTGAGCCCAAGATTTTGATCCCAATCATCTAAAGCAGAAATCCAAACACAAGCGGACATTGACAAATATGACATAAACAAAATATTTCATTCCCTTAAAAACCTTTTTACAAGTACactgtttttttctttcttatttttttcaaaaaacaaaatccTTCATGCACACAAAAATAAGCAGTCGATCAAAAGCAGGGATCACAGGTAAGCTCATACCTCTAATACATCCACAGCCTCTACCTAAGCCTCTCTATCTCCATGCGCAGGTAAAAGGCCTCATCCCTATCCAGACGGTGTACCGCAAACAGGCTCTCATCGTACCGCTGTCCCACTACCAGCTGATGCACCATATCCTCACAAGCATGACAGAGGACAACAATCTCGGTGATCAGATGACCATGTGTGGCCAGCAAGAAAGATGGGTCGATGAAAGGCCGCTCCTCAAAAGCCTCGAACGAATCGTCAATGcatgaagaagatgaagtggcATCGCCCACCATGTCCTGATCAGCAGTCTCGTCCGTCAAATGCCACCCTAGGACCTGACGATACAGTGATTGCTCTGCCCAAGACTCAAGATCCAAAGCCATCGCATCCAGGGAGCCCCACCAGGATATCCAAACTCGCCTGTACAGAGTGGTCAAATCAGATGGAAAGGGGGCATGCCCAAATTCAGAAAAGGTGAAATCAGGGATATCCTGCCAAAAGCTAAACTGCCGAAAAAAGCGCACAGGATGGTAGGAGCAGTACCCCCGAAGCCCTAGCAGCAGTAAAGGAGTACGAGCAGCGTTACAAATCAATGGGGAGCGACAGCCA
This region of Magnolia sinica isolate HGM2019 chromosome 1, MsV1, whole genome shotgun sequence genomic DNA includes:
- the LOC131245334 gene encoding uncharacterized protein LOC131245334, with the translated sequence MTALFHDMINKEMEVYVNDMIVKSRTIEGHFKDLEKLFNRLEKFKLHLNPQKCLRCNRRIAKWKLLLSKFDITYVTQKAIKGQALADHLATHSLPDYQPLKTFFPDNDILLIEEEEERKAGEWTLFFDGAVNSKGSGVGAILYSPEDVPVPISRRLAFQCTNNVAEYEACIAGLREAIILNVKKLRLFEDSQLIINQTNDNWKTKDEKLILYHIYLENLIEEFEEISFSYMP